The genomic window ACCTGCGCTAATATAATGGCGTTCTTTTTCTAGGCCTTTTACACCTGCAGCCCAATCCAAAGGACCCGGAATAAAAAAAATATTTCCCTTATTTCCTTTAAAATATGATAGCTGATTATCTAACTTTTTTTTTGTTTCCCCATTTGATTGGTTAAAATCCGAAATGGAAACATTATTACCCAGAAAAAGTATTGTGGTGCTGTCGGAAGACCTCGACAAGTTTCCGAGCTCTCTCAGTACTTCATTATTATAATTTTCACATCCAATGTTACCAACTGCATAAATAATATGTGAAACATTTTTTGCCTTCTGGCCACTAAGAGTATAACCTACAAGACAAAGTAATAATATAAGAGTTCGCATGGTCATTAGTTTTTTGTCTTATAATATTTATAAATAATAACACCAAGATGATTGTTTATAATTACTAAAATATTTCGATCCGAGAGTAAATTTATTATCGGCGATCATCTTCAATATGTAGGGAAAATCAGGAATTACAAAAGAATCCCTGATGAAGTACCATACATTTTACTAACTATATTTTTTAGGAATATTACTAGTTACTTACTCTAAAGTCATGTTTGCAAAATAATTGATAACTCATTACTGTTTCAAAGGCATAACCTTAGCAAATTCGGCTCTGGTAGTCGGACTTCCGTCTATTGATTCATAAATATCTTTCGAATTCGACAAGGTCTGCATAAGGGATCTTGGTCCTTCAAATGGCCTTCCTCCTATATGCCAACCATCTGTGTGGAGTTCTTCAATGAGAACCCATACGACTTCTCTAAAAGCTTCAGAACCTTCAAATTTCACCATAACATCAGTAATCGCTGCTGCTAATTCGTGTTTCTGCTCAGGTGTGAAAACACCATCTACTAGTTTAATATTTACAAATGGCATAATATAAAATGTTTAAAAGTTATTTAAGAATTTAATTGTAATATGACTGATACTTATTCCCTGTAAGATTTATAGGATATAAACAATTAATACAAGCTCTTAATCAGTCACTTTACTATAGTAAAATTACTGCATTAAAATATCTGATGAGATATACTTAAAAGTTATAAAAAAGTATTTTTGTGCTATTTTAAATTAGTGAGCTCAGACCCGCAGTTAGTTAGTCTAAAATTTGAATGTATCAGTATATTCGCTTATTCTGATAAATTATATTAAAAGTCGGATACAAAATAGTATAGCAAAATCTCTCAATTTGTTCAGCTAATTTTGCAGAGTAATATTATAACAAAACATGGCTGGAAATATCCAGCCATGTTTAAATTTATTTTAATATATACAATTAGTCAATCTCTATTACGACTTTTCCTTTTATTATTCCATCACTCATTTCTTTCCATGTCTGCTCAACATCTTTCAATGTAAAAGAACCTGGATGAGTATTTCCTCTAATATGTCCGGATTCAATTAATTTTGTAGCTTCGGAAAGAATATTACCATGATGTTTTCTTCCTTTTCCGGTGATAAGAGGTAAAAGAGTGAATACACCTGAGTAAGTTGCCCCTCTAAATGACAACGGTGCCAAACTGTGGGTGCCCCACCCTAGAATACTTACAACATGTCCAGTGTACTGCCGTACAGCCGAAAATGAATTATCCAGATTAGCTCCCCCAACGGTATCAAAAATAATATCAAATCCTTCTCCATCAGTAT from Chryseobacterium wanjuense includes these protein-coding regions:
- a CDS encoding tautomerase family protein, which codes for MPFVNIKLVDGVFTPEQKHELAAAITDVMVKFEGSEAFREVVWVLIEELHTDGWHIGGRPFEGPRSLMQTLSNSKDIYESIDGSPTTRAEFAKVMPLKQ